The Miscanthus floridulus cultivar M001 chromosome 17, ASM1932011v1, whole genome shotgun sequence genome has a window encoding:
- the LOC136517854 gene encoding cycloartenol-C-24-methyltransferase 1-like gives MSKSGALDLASGLGGKINKEEVKSAVDEYEKYHGYYGGKEEARKSNYTDMVNKYYDLATSFYEYGWGESFHFAHRWNGESLRESIKRHEHFLALQLGLKPGMKVLDVGCGIGGPLREIARFSSTSVTGLNNNEYQITRGKELNRLAGGGTCDFVKADFMKMPFDDNTFDAVYAIEATCHAPDPVGCYKEIYRVLKPGQCFAVYEWCITDHYDPNNATHKRIKDEIELGNGLPDIRSTRQCLQAVKDASFEVVWDKDLAEDSPLPWYLPLDPSRFSLSSFRLTSVGRMITHTMVKALEYIGLAPQGSERVSNFLEKAAEGLVEGGKKEIFTPMYFFLARKPLSE, from the exons ATGTCGAAGTCGGGAGCCCTGGATCTTGCATCTGGCCTCGGAGGGAAGATCAACAAGGAGGAAGTCAAATCGGCAGTCGATGA gtatgagaaatatCATGGATATTATGGAGGGAAGGAGGAAGCAAGAAAGTCCAACTACACTGATATG GTTAACAAATATTATGATCTTGCCACTAGCTTCTATGAGTATGGTTGGGGTGAATCCTTCCACTTTGCTCACAG ATGGAATGGAGAATCCTTACGTGAAAGCATCAAGCGTCATGAGCATTTTCTTGCCCTGCAGCTTGGCTTGAAACCAGGAATGAAG GTTTTGGATGTGGGCTGCGGAATAGGTGGACCGCTGAGAGAAATTGCAAGATTTAG CTCAACTTCAGTTACTGGATTGAATAACAATGAATACCAGATAACCAGGGGAAAG GAGCTCAATCGGTTGGCAGGAGGTGGAACCTGCGATTTTGTCAAG GCAGACTTCATGAAGATGCCATTTGATGATAACACCTTTGATGCTGTTTATGCAATCGAGGCGACATGTCATGCACCTGATCCA GTTGGCTGCTATAAGGAGATATACCGTGTGTTGAAGCCTGGCCAGTGCTTCGCTGTATATGAGTGGTGCATTACTGATCACTATGATCCAAACAACGCAACCCATAAAAGGATTAAGGATGAAATTGAGCTTGGCAATGGCCTGCCAGATATCAGAAGCACTAGGCAATGTCTTCAGGCAGTCAAAGATGCCAGTTTTGAG GTTGTTTGGGATAAGGATCTAGCTGAGGATTCCCCCTTGCCCTGGTACTTGCCCTTGGATCCGAGCCGATTTTCCTTGAGTAGCTTCCGTTTGACATCTGTGGGACGCATGATTACTCACACTATG GTCAAGGCATTGGAATACATTGGTCTTGCCCCACAAGGCAGTGAGAGGGTCTCCAATTTCCTAGAGAAGGCTGCAGAAGGTCTTGTAGAGGGTGGGAA GAAGGAGATCTTCACACCAATGTACTTCTTCCTTGCTCGGAAGCCTCTTTCAGAATAA